In Acaryochloris marina S15, a single genomic region encodes these proteins:
- a CDS encoding class I SAM-dependent methyltransferase, which yields MANSALTLPYFDLILKQLDQGDAIFEQAFGRHVHWGYWANPNQATYTAKDYGAAAEQMSVEIYSAAQVQDQQTILDVGCGVGGTLASLNEGFTNVSLLGLNLDERQLAYAQETVTARPENTIEFIQGDACTLPFADQSVDAVLAVECIFHFSDRKQFLQEAFRVLKPGGWLAISDFAPFEMEGWPAFFWQSNPVLPSFYGSFDVTYTLQKYRALSEQVGFGAMQSRDVTQNTLPTYGFFQRLPLAIEISLDLLPAIAQTLLLEGTSRLGLLRYMILSWQKPPIL from the coding sequence ATGGCTAATTCAGCACTGACGCTTCCCTATTTTGATCTGATTCTGAAACAACTCGATCAGGGCGACGCTATTTTTGAGCAAGCCTTTGGTCGCCATGTCCATTGGGGCTATTGGGCCAATCCAAACCAGGCTACCTATACGGCCAAGGATTATGGGGCTGCAGCGGAGCAGATGAGTGTTGAAATTTATTCTGCGGCTCAGGTTCAAGACCAGCAAACCATTTTGGATGTGGGTTGTGGCGTAGGGGGGACCTTAGCCAGCCTAAATGAGGGTTTCACGAATGTCAGCTTGTTGGGACTGAATCTGGATGAGCGCCAGCTTGCCTATGCCCAAGAAACGGTAACTGCTCGGCCAGAAAATACCATTGAATTTATCCAAGGGGATGCTTGTACACTGCCCTTTGCCGATCAATCGGTGGATGCGGTGTTAGCGGTTGAATGTATTTTTCATTTTTCTGATCGCAAGCAGTTTCTGCAGGAAGCATTTCGTGTGCTCAAACCAGGCGGTTGGTTAGCTATTTCTGATTTTGCACCATTTGAAATGGAAGGATGGCCCGCTTTTTTCTGGCAGTCAAATCCTGTCTTGCCCAGTTTCTATGGGTCGTTTGATGTGACTTATACTCTGCAAAAATACCGAGCGTTATCTGAGCAGGTTGGTTTTGGGGCGATGCAGTCCAGGGACGTGACTCAAAATACGCTGCCTACCTATGGATTTTTTCAGCGACTGCCCCTAGCTATCGAGATTTCACTGGATTTGTTACCTGCGATCGCACAGACACTACTTCTCGAAGGAACCAGTCGTTTGGGCCTACTACGCTACATGATTTTGTCTTGGCAAAAGCCACCAATCCTCTAG
- a CDS encoding CAAD domain-containing protein, producing MDADQETKTTANLDVSTETSGSLSPLSADDSTTIDVNEIGKQLRDFVDTFPKQVGETYSIYKKPLNLFLVISAAAIAAAVANGVLDVLNSIPFVAPLLELIGLGYSAWFAWNYLTYAEKRQKLVDDYRQLKDKVTGGSR from the coding sequence ATGGATGCTGACCAGGAAACAAAGACGACTGCCAACTTGGATGTAAGCACCGAAACTTCTGGAAGCTTGTCTCCTCTTTCTGCGGACGACTCCACTACGATTGACGTTAATGAGATTGGCAAGCAGTTAAGAGACTTTGTGGATACTTTCCCCAAACAGGTGGGAGAAACCTATTCCATTTATAAGAAACCTCTAAATCTGTTCTTAGTCATTTCTGCTGCAGCGATTGCGGCAGCGGTTGCAAATGGAGTTTTAGACGTTCTCAATTCAATTCCTTTTGTTGCGCCACTCTTAGAGCTGATTGGCTTAGGCTATTCCGCTTGGTTTGCCTGGAATTACTTAACCTATGCTGAGAAACGGCAGAAATTAGTAGACGACTATCGTCAGCTCAAAGATAAAGTTACAGGTGGGTCTCGCTAA
- the petD gene encoding cytochrome b6-f complex subunit IV, with the protein MAKILKQPDLSDPQLKEKLKKGMGHNYYGEPAWPNDLLYIFPVVIMGTISLVIGLAVLDPAMIGEPSNPFATPLEILPEWYLYPVFQILRTVPSKLLGVLIQTTIPLGLMLIPFIENVNKFQNPFRRPIATSVFLFSVVFTLWLGIGATLPIDKSLTLGLF; encoded by the coding sequence ATGGCAAAAATACTTAAACAGCCTGATCTAAGCGATCCGCAGTTAAAGGAAAAGCTGAAGAAAGGCATGGGCCATAACTATTATGGTGAGCCCGCTTGGCCTAATGACCTTCTTTACATTTTCCCAGTGGTGATTATGGGAACGATCTCGCTGGTCATCGGCTTAGCGGTCTTAGACCCAGCCATGATTGGTGAGCCTTCTAACCCCTTCGCCACCCCCTTGGAAATTCTGCCTGAATGGTATTTATACCCTGTCTTCCAAATTTTGCGGACAGTACCCAGCAAATTGTTGGGCGTACTCATTCAAACCACAATTCCTTTGGGATTGATGCTTATTCCTTTCATTGAAAATGTGAATAAGTTTCAGAATCCATTCCGCAGACCCATTGCGACTAGCGTCTTCTTATTTAGCGTAGTCTTCACCTTATGGTTAGGAATTGGTGCAACACTCCCCATTGATAAGTCTTTGACTTTGGGATTGTTTTAA
- the proB gene encoding glutamate 5-kinase — protein sequence MSKILVLKIGTSSLTNPDTGHLALATIASLVEVLSQLRQAGNQVILVSSGAVGIGCARLGLAERPKVVALKQAVAAVGQGRLMRIYDDFFTSLQQPIAQVLLTRGDLADRSRYINASNTLQELLKLGVIPIVNENDTVAVDELLRFGDNDTLSALVAGLVQADWLFILTDVDRLYSADPRTQPDAQPIVTVERMEELTALNVNAGAQGSQWGTGGMATKISAAAIATNAGVRTVITQGKTPENIPRILAGESLGTQFQPHPRPHNARKHWIAHALVPTGTLILDDGAAKAITKLGKSLLAAGITAVEGEFQSQEAVCFHDSAGIEIARGLVNYSSDELQRIQGRQSEDIPQVLGYAGAETVVHRDNLVITG from the coding sequence ATGTCGAAAATCTTAGTTCTTAAAATTGGCACTTCCAGCTTAACCAACCCAGACACTGGGCATTTGGCTTTAGCGACCATTGCATCCCTCGTGGAAGTCCTCAGCCAACTGCGGCAAGCGGGCAACCAAGTGATTCTCGTATCCTCTGGAGCCGTCGGGATTGGCTGCGCACGGTTAGGGTTAGCAGAACGGCCCAAAGTCGTTGCCCTCAAGCAGGCTGTCGCTGCAGTCGGTCAAGGGCGATTGATGCGCATCTACGATGATTTTTTCACTAGTTTGCAACAGCCCATTGCCCAGGTCCTGCTGACCCGTGGAGACTTAGCGGATCGCAGTCGGTATATCAACGCCTCCAATACCTTGCAAGAGCTGCTCAAATTAGGTGTGATACCGATTGTGAACGAGAACGATACGGTGGCTGTGGATGAGTTGCTTCGGTTTGGAGATAACGATACCCTATCCGCCCTAGTGGCAGGATTAGTTCAGGCAGACTGGCTCTTTATTCTCACAGATGTAGATCGCCTCTATTCGGCTGATCCACGTACCCAGCCGGATGCCCAGCCCATTGTCACCGTCGAGCGGATGGAGGAATTGACTGCGCTAAATGTCAATGCTGGCGCTCAGGGATCTCAGTGGGGGACGGGAGGCATGGCTACCAAAATTTCCGCAGCTGCGATCGCAACTAATGCGGGTGTTCGTACCGTCATTACCCAAGGCAAAACCCCTGAGAATATTCCCCGGATTCTGGCTGGCGAATCGCTTGGCACCCAATTTCAACCTCATCCACGGCCCCATAATGCCCGTAAACATTGGATTGCCCATGCCCTTGTCCCGACAGGTACACTGATTTTGGACGATGGAGCAGCGAAGGCAATTACAAAGCTGGGTAAATCCTTGCTAGCGGCGGGTATTACTGCGGTTGAAGGAGAGTTTCAAAGCCAAGAAGCGGTTTGTTTCCATGATTCTGCGGGCATAGAAATTGCACGAGGCTTGGTCAACTATAGTAGTGATGAGCTGCAGCGCATTCAGGGGCGTCAATCAGAAGATATTCCCCAGGTACTTGGATATGCTGGAGCAGAAACCGTCGTCCATCGCGATAATCTGGTTATTACAGGATAA
- the ctpA gene encoding carboxyl-terminal processing protease CtpA, which yields MIKRIVSYIFILQFAFILAVAPPATALTEEQLLYNEAWRLVDQAYVDDSFNHQDWRMVRQKALTNQMPDREATYKAIRDMLDSLGDPFTRLLQPKQYKSLKTSTSGELTGVGLQIIQNEESGYLEVLAPIEGSPAAIAGLQAADQILKIDNIPTTDLSLDEAAERMRGPVGSTVNLKVERLDQGVLLFPIKRDRIAINPVFAELRPQPNGQDIGFIRLRQFNANATQEMQAAITRLEAEGAEGYILDLRNNPGGLLQAGVEIAQMWLNPSPIVYTVDRQGIRNSFDSKMGSLTDAPLMVLVNRGSASASEILAGALQDNGRAQLVGEQTFGKGSIQSLFNLSDGSGLAITIAKYETPSHRNINKVGIKPDKIVDLKTLRSDQVGTDTDTQYQQALKILAEPAVIASAAST from the coding sequence ATGATTAAACGTATTGTTAGCTATATATTTATTCTGCAATTTGCCTTCATCCTAGCGGTTGCTCCTCCTGCAACAGCCTTGACTGAAGAACAGTTGCTATATAACGAAGCTTGGCGTCTGGTGGATCAAGCTTATGTGGATGACTCCTTCAATCATCAGGATTGGCGAATGGTTCGTCAAAAGGCATTAACGAATCAAATGCCGGATCGGGAGGCTACCTACAAGGCCATCCGCGATATGTTGGACAGCCTGGGAGATCCCTTTACGCGTCTATTACAACCCAAGCAATACAAGAGCTTAAAGACCAGTACGTCTGGAGAGCTAACTGGAGTCGGCTTACAAATCATTCAGAATGAAGAGTCTGGCTATTTAGAGGTCTTAGCACCTATTGAGGGTTCTCCAGCTGCGATCGCAGGTTTGCAAGCAGCGGATCAAATCCTCAAAATTGACAATATTCCCACCACAGATCTGTCCCTAGATGAAGCGGCTGAGCGCATGCGTGGCCCCGTTGGGTCAACCGTGAATTTAAAAGTGGAACGACTCGATCAAGGCGTATTGCTGTTTCCCATCAAACGCGATCGCATTGCCATTAACCCGGTATTTGCTGAATTGCGACCTCAGCCCAACGGTCAGGACATTGGATTTATTCGTCTGCGCCAATTCAACGCCAACGCCACCCAGGAGATGCAGGCAGCCATTACCCGTCTAGAAGCCGAAGGAGCTGAAGGCTATATTTTGGACCTGCGAAATAATCCAGGAGGCCTTTTGCAAGCCGGGGTTGAAATTGCTCAGATGTGGCTTAACCCTAGTCCAATTGTCTATACCGTTGATCGACAGGGTATTCGCAATAGCTTTGACTCTAAAATGGGTTCTCTAACGGATGCACCTCTTATGGTTTTGGTAAATCGGGGCAGTGCCAGTGCCAGTGAAATCTTGGCAGGTGCCTTGCAAGATAATGGTCGTGCCCAATTAGTAGGAGAGCAAACCTTTGGCAAAGGCTCAATTCAATCCCTGTTTAATTTGTCTGATGGCTCAGGTCTAGCGATCACTATCGCTAAATATGAAACCCCTAGTCATCGCAATATCAACAAGGTGGGCATTAAACCCGATAAAATCGTTGATCTCAAAACCCTGCGTAGTGACCAAGTGGGGACGGATACGGATACCCAATATCAGCAGGCCCTCAAAATCCTGGCAGAACCGGCGGTGATTGCCAGTGCAGCCTCTACCTAG
- a CDS encoding CPBP family intramembrane glutamic endopeptidase → MSIELRTIFFGRRPRRLRAGWRILTQNGLELVLYIFLHFIFFRNVSDATQQAFIFDKLLFVAATTLSIFLARRYLDRHSFDSIGLEVNVWMLWDLLFGFLLAGVLMAGIYTVEYQAGWLKFIGYRWQQDSMGTVVSETLAGLLVLGLCPSWQEELTYRGYYLQNIKEGFNLALAIVVTSIFFAARHIGNANAGALSTIIIFLAGLWLAFAWLVTQQLWLPLGIHAGWNFFEGVVFGFPVSGFTSFHWIDHRVTGPVWITGGAFGPEAGVVSIVAIIIGVAAVFGWSRWRRYLAQRIQTQSAKT, encoded by the coding sequence GTGAGTATTGAACTTCGGACTATCTTTTTTGGTCGACGCCCCCGTAGGCTGCGAGCAGGCTGGCGAATTCTTACCCAGAATGGGCTAGAGCTTGTTTTATATATCTTTCTCCACTTTATTTTTTTTCGAAATGTCTCTGATGCCACTCAACAGGCCTTTATCTTTGACAAGCTGCTATTCGTCGCCGCAACTACCCTCTCCATTTTCCTAGCCCGTCGCTACCTCGATCGACACTCCTTCGACTCCATCGGCTTAGAAGTGAATGTTTGGATGTTGTGGGATTTACTGTTTGGGTTCTTGCTCGCTGGGGTATTGATGGCAGGTATTTATACGGTTGAATACCAAGCTGGATGGCTGAAATTCATTGGCTATCGATGGCAACAAGACTCGATGGGGACTGTTGTATCCGAGACCTTGGCAGGTTTATTAGTCCTAGGGCTATGCCCCTCTTGGCAAGAGGAATTAACCTATCGTGGCTATTATCTCCAAAATATCAAGGAAGGGTTCAATTTGGCCTTGGCCATTGTTGTAACTTCAATTTTCTTTGCCGCTCGCCACATCGGTAATGCCAATGCCGGGGCCCTCTCCACTATTATTATTTTTCTAGCTGGCCTTTGGCTGGCCTTTGCCTGGCTCGTGACCCAGCAACTATGGTTACCCCTCGGCATTCATGCGGGTTGGAACTTCTTTGAAGGCGTTGTGTTTGGTTTTCCCGTCAGCGGATTCACTAGCTTTCATTGGATTGACCATAGGGTAACCGGCCCGGTTTGGATTACGGGAGGGGCGTTTGGTCCGGAAGCCGGTGTAGTTAGTATTGTGGCGATTATTATCGGGGTTGCAGCGGTATTTGGCTGGAGTCGATGGCGACGTTATCTTGCCCAACGCATTCAAACTCAAAGTGCCAAAACCTAA
- a CDS encoding metallophosphoesterase, whose amino-acid sequence MKAHILSDLHIEFEDFAPPPTDADVVILAGDIHVGKKSIEWIKTRFPDQPVIYVLGNHEYYGRAFPKHIHDLKKLVEDTNIHLLENDRLVINGMTFLGCTLWTNFKLFGEPKIAGYEATQTMTDYRKIHVSPDYRKLRSVDTAIIHQKSLSWLSEEVKQLKTMQSKVVIVTHHAPSKRSIPYHYQEDMLSAAYASHLDPFVANSHAAVWVHGHVHSAYDYAIGNTRVICNPRGYPDEPNERFIPDLVIEI is encoded by the coding sequence ATGAAAGCCCACATCCTGAGTGATTTACATATTGAGTTTGAGGATTTCGCTCCTCCACCCACAGATGCAGATGTAGTCATTCTGGCGGGGGATATTCATGTGGGTAAAAAAAGCATTGAGTGGATAAAAACTAGATTCCCTGATCAGCCCGTTATTTATGTGCTTGGTAATCATGAGTACTACGGCAGGGCATTTCCAAAACACATCCATGATCTCAAGAAATTGGTCGAAGATACGAATATCCACCTTTTGGAAAACGATCGCTTAGTCATCAATGGCATGACATTTCTGGGGTGTACTTTATGGACAAACTTTAAATTGTTTGGTGAACCCAAAATCGCAGGCTACGAGGCAACTCAGACCATGACGGACTACCGTAAAATTCATGTGAGCCCGGACTATCGCAAGCTGCGATCCGTTGATACGGCGATCATTCATCAAAAATCCTTGAGCTGGTTATCTGAAGAGGTGAAACAGCTCAAAACAATGCAGAGCAAAGTTGTGATTGTGACCCACCATGCCCCCAGCAAACGTTCAATTCCCTATCACTACCAAGAGGATATGTTGAGCGCGGCCTATGCATCGCATCTAGATCCGTTTGTTGCCAACTCCCACGCAGCGGTATGGGTTCATGGCCATGTCCATTCAGCATATGACTATGCCATCGGCAACACGCGGGTAATTTGCAATCCCAGAGGCTATCCTGATGAACCCAATGAGCGTTTTATCCCAGATCTCGTGATTGAGATTTGA
- the petB gene encoding cytochrome b6, with amino-acid sequence MSKVYDWFEERLEIQAIADDVTTKYVPPHVNIFYCLGGVTLVCFIIQFATGFAMTFYYRPTVTEAFNSIQYIMTEVNFGWLIRSIHRWSASMMVLMMILHVFRVYLTGGFKKPRELTWITGVVLAVITVTFGVTGYSLPWDQVGYWAVKIVSGVPEAIPVVGSSIVELLRGGTSVGQSTLTRFYSLHTFVLPWLIAVFMLLHFLMIRKQGISGPL; translated from the coding sequence ATGAGCAAAGTGTACGACTGGTTTGAGGAACGCCTTGAGATTCAGGCGATTGCCGATGACGTCACCACCAAGTACGTGCCGCCTCACGTCAACATTTTTTATTGCCTGGGTGGAGTTACCTTAGTTTGCTTTATTATCCAGTTTGCCACTGGATTTGCAATGACCTTCTATTATCGGCCGACGGTCACTGAAGCATTTAACTCCATTCAGTACATCATGACTGAAGTTAATTTTGGATGGTTGATTCGTTCCATCCATCGCTGGTCAGCCAGCATGATGGTCTTGATGATGATTCTCCATGTCTTCCGGGTTTATTTAACTGGCGGATTCAAAAAGCCCCGAGAGCTGACCTGGATCACTGGCGTTGTTTTAGCTGTGATTACCGTTACTTTTGGTGTAACAGGCTACTCTCTGCCCTGGGACCAAGTGGGTTACTGGGCTGTCAAAATTGTTTCAGGTGTTCCTGAAGCAATTCCTGTGGTTGGTTCTTCCATCGTTGAGCTGCTACGTGGTGGCACTAGCGTTGGTCAATCTACCCTTACTCGTTTTTATAGTTTGCACACCTTTGTTCTACCTTGGTTGATTGCAGTGTTCATGCTGCTTCACTTCCTCATGATTCGGAAGCAAGGTATTTCTGGCCCTTTGTAA
- a CDS encoding HD domain-containing protein, with product MQPLPSRTYHDPLHGSITLTAQDPVESLLIQLIDTPEFQRLRRIRQLGTASLTFHGAEGSRFTHSLGVMHVARLAFDRLIQTYTQLQSYRALVLCGALLHDIGHGPYSHTGEDIFNSHHETWTRTILRESPRIRTLLDQFDADLAVQLEQVYLKTFELPIVSQLVSSQLDCDRLDYLLRDSYFTGASYGQLDLDRILMALDYDPQTQQLVVKQKGQAAIEHYLVVRYFMYAQIYNHPKNLASAWGLVQAFRRAKELLKEGKISADQTVRAWLFQTDGNLSLQDYLAADDIVFTYHLHQWQQSNDAILSNLCRRHLNRDLMKAMDITHLTAAQQQECLAHSQDLVQAQGWDPKYYTGLQVALTRGYTLYQRGINLLTRQGLVEISDVSVLVQALIQPFRRSWIIYPPGIESDLNQIPVLREQR from the coding sequence GTGCAGCCTCTACCTAGTCGGACTTACCACGATCCCTTACATGGGAGCATTACCTTAACAGCCCAAGATCCGGTTGAATCTCTGCTGATTCAGTTGATAGATACCCCTGAATTTCAGCGATTACGGCGTATTCGCCAGCTCGGGACAGCCAGTCTCACCTTTCATGGAGCTGAAGGCTCTCGGTTTACTCACTCTTTGGGGGTGATGCATGTCGCTCGGCTGGCCTTTGATCGATTAATCCAGACCTATACTCAACTGCAGTCCTACCGTGCCCTCGTCCTTTGTGGAGCTTTGCTGCATGATATTGGTCATGGTCCCTATAGCCATACCGGCGAGGACATTTTTAATAGTCATCATGAGACTTGGACTCGCACGATTCTGAGGGAGTCTCCCCGCATCCGCACCTTGCTCGATCAGTTTGATGCTGATTTAGCGGTTCAGTTAGAACAAGTCTATTTAAAGACCTTTGAGCTACCCATTGTCAGCCAACTAGTGTCGAGTCAGTTGGATTGTGATCGCCTCGACTACCTTCTACGAGATAGCTATTTCACCGGGGCTTCCTATGGCCAGTTAGATTTAGACCGAATTCTAATGGCGTTGGATTATGACCCCCAAACCCAGCAGTTAGTCGTGAAACAGAAAGGACAAGCTGCCATTGAGCATTATTTGGTGGTTCGCTACTTTATGTATGCTCAGATTTACAATCACCCCAAAAATTTGGCGTCTGCCTGGGGCTTAGTGCAAGCCTTTCGGCGAGCCAAAGAGCTATTAAAGGAAGGGAAAATTAGCGCCGATCAAACGGTGAGGGCCTGGCTATTCCAGACGGACGGCAATTTATCTTTGCAGGATTATCTAGCTGCAGATGATATTGTTTTTACCTACCATCTGCACCAATGGCAGCAAAGTAATGATGCCATTTTGAGTAATTTATGTCGCCGCCATCTCAATCGAGATTTGATGAAGGCAATGGATATTACCCATCTGACCGCAGCTCAACAGCAAGAGTGTTTGGCCCATAGCCAGGATTTGGTGCAGGCACAAGGCTGGGACCCAAAATACTATACGGGGCTACAAGTGGCGTTGACTCGGGGCTATACCCTATACCAACGGGGCATCAATTTACTGACGAGGCAAGGGCTGGTTGAAATTAGTGACGTTTCGGTCCTCGTCCAGGCTTTAATCCAACCCTTTCGACGAAGCTGGATTATTTATCCCCCAGGGATTGAAAGTGATTTAAATCAGATCCCTGTTTTACGGGAACAGCGCTAG
- a CDS encoding TIGR00297 family protein, protein MTFIDAIGELNPWLLAALLNTGLGLVGWKLVSKLLTPAGLVHAWILGVIVWGVLGWTGYGVVLFYFLAGSAVTKVGMAEKEAAGIAEKRSGARGPENVWGSAASSTLCALATLVFPQYQPLFCLGYVSGFSTKLSDTTASEIGKAYGNRTFLITTLRPVPRGTEGAVSLEGTVAGMAASVVIALLAWAVGLISGVGVVWCVIAAFIATNLESVIGATVQSQFNWLTNEVVNGINTLIGATAAMVMALAWTGLVGR, encoded by the coding sequence ATGACTTTTATTGATGCCATTGGAGAGTTGAATCCCTGGCTACTCGCAGCCTTGTTAAATACAGGGTTGGGATTAGTGGGCTGGAAACTCGTCTCCAAACTTTTAACGCCTGCAGGGCTAGTCCATGCCTGGATTTTAGGGGTAATTGTCTGGGGTGTTTTGGGCTGGACGGGATATGGTGTCGTTCTATTCTACTTTTTGGCTGGATCAGCAGTCACCAAAGTCGGCATGGCGGAAAAAGAAGCCGCTGGTATCGCTGAGAAGCGCTCTGGGGCTAGGGGGCCTGAAAATGTCTGGGGGTCTGCTGCTAGCTCTACCCTCTGTGCCCTAGCCACTTTAGTGTTCCCGCAATACCAACCTTTGTTTTGCTTGGGCTATGTGAGTGGTTTCAGCACCAAACTGTCTGATACCACTGCCAGTGAAATTGGTAAAGCCTATGGCAATCGTACTTTTCTGATTACGACATTGCGGCCTGTACCTCGGGGGACTGAAGGGGCTGTCAGTTTAGAAGGGACGGTGGCTGGCATGGCGGCTTCGGTGGTGATTGCTCTCTTGGCCTGGGCAGTGGGCTTAATCTCTGGGGTCGGGGTGGTCTGGTGTGTGATTGCAGCTTTTATTGCCACCAATTTGGAAAGCGTGATTGGAGCCACGGTGCAGTCCCAGTTCAATTGGCTCACCAATGAAGTGGTGAATGGGATTAATACGTTGATTGGGGCTACCGCTGCAATGGTGATGGCTCTAGCTTGGACAGGACTGGTAGGACGTTAA
- a CDS encoding VOC family protein: MDTQPPTTDFILFHLAFPVTNIPETKAFYQQGLGCELGRESPQSLIMSLYGHQLVAHVTHQPLEPQKGIYPRHFGLVFSQESAWQELVDRAEKHQLSFYQPPRLRFPDQALEHFTVFLEDPFHNLLEFKHYRNSDVIFGGHEFKQIGDMP, encoded by the coding sequence ATGGACACACAACCGCCCACCACTGACTTCATCCTATTCCACCTCGCTTTTCCTGTCACGAATATCCCAGAGACAAAAGCCTTTTATCAGCAAGGTTTAGGATGTGAGTTGGGTCGAGAAAGTCCCCAGTCTCTGATCATGAGCCTCTATGGCCATCAGTTAGTGGCCCATGTCACTCACCAACCGCTAGAACCCCAAAAAGGTATCTATCCTAGACATTTTGGACTGGTCTTCTCTCAGGAATCAGCGTGGCAAGAACTAGTGGATCGAGCGGAAAAACATCAGCTAAGTTTTTACCAACCGCCACGATTACGCTTTCCAGATCAGGCTCTAGAGCATTTCACTGTTTTCCTAGAAGATCCGTTTCACAACTTGTTGGAGTTCAAGCATTACCGCAATTCAGACGTGATTTTCGGCGGCCATGAGTTCAAACAGATTGGAGATATGCCTTAG
- the rdgB gene encoding RdgB/HAM1 family non-canonical purine NTP pyrophosphatase, with protein sequence MPPLIVATQNPGKLKEMQQHLADLPWDLQLMPPDLEIEETGTTFRENAILKATQVAQHLGQWAIADDSGLEVMALDGAPGLYSARYGKTDTDRIQRLLTELQGKADRSAQFVCVIALARPDGSVACQAKGICPGEILQAPQGEGGFGYDPIFYVPSQQQTFAELSAAAKRQISHRGEAIKALMPQLLALEI encoded by the coding sequence ATGCCCCCTTTAATTGTGGCCACCCAAAACCCCGGCAAATTAAAAGAAATGCAGCAGCACCTAGCCGATTTGCCCTGGGACCTGCAGCTGATGCCCCCGGATCTGGAGATTGAAGAAACGGGCACCACCTTTAGGGAAAATGCCATTCTTAAAGCAACCCAGGTGGCTCAACACCTAGGGCAATGGGCCATTGCTGATGATTCAGGCTTAGAAGTTATGGCTCTGGATGGAGCACCCGGCCTTTACTCGGCTCGATACGGCAAAACGGATACAGATCGGATTCAGCGTCTGCTGACAGAACTCCAGGGGAAGGCCGATCGCAGTGCTCAATTTGTCTGTGTGATCGCGTTAGCCCGACCAGATGGTAGCGTCGCCTGCCAAGCGAAAGGGATTTGTCCAGGAGAAATCCTGCAAGCCCCTCAGGGAGAGGGAGGCTTTGGCTATGACCCCATTTTCTATGTTCCGTCTCAGCAGCAAACCTTTGCCGAACTATCGGCAGCCGCCAAACGCCAGATCAGCCATCGAGGGGAAGCCATCAAGGCCCTGATGCCTCAACTATTGGCCCTGGAGATCTAA
- the rnhA gene encoding ribonuclease HI, with protein sequence MPAFSDIESIYTDGACSGNPGPGGWGSVIYFKDGSCHEIGGFSPQTTNNRMELQAAIAILELLQDKPLPKTIPLYTDSEYVKNGITKWLSGWKRKGWKTAKGKDVLNQDLWQQLDQLNDASIDWRYIRAHAGHEGNERCDQIARSFSQRQTPDLHQSNPTTAMPESSESNQHPPEHSDHPVSESRVSHLQDLVETLEIADHIAKEGYLISSSELADLMAVHANAVTSRGDEWVWRNWLISRVRREGNQILWQLERINS encoded by the coding sequence ATGCCTGCTTTTTCTGACATTGAAAGTATCTATACCGATGGCGCTTGTTCGGGGAATCCCGGACCAGGTGGATGGGGCAGTGTCATCTACTTCAAAGATGGATCCTGCCATGAAATTGGTGGATTTTCTCCCCAAACGACGAATAATCGGATGGAATTGCAGGCTGCGATCGCAATCTTAGAATTGTTGCAAGACAAACCATTACCCAAGACCATTCCCCTCTATACTGACAGCGAGTACGTTAAAAACGGCATTACTAAGTGGTTGTCGGGATGGAAACGCAAAGGTTGGAAAACGGCTAAAGGTAAAGATGTTCTGAATCAAGATTTGTGGCAACAGCTCGATCAACTCAATGACGCTTCCATAGACTGGCGGTATATCCGCGCTCATGCAGGCCATGAAGGTAACGAACGCTGTGACCAGATCGCCCGTTCCTTCTCCCAACGTCAAACTCCTGATCTTCACCAATCCAACCCTACGACTGCCATGCCTGAATCTTCCGAATCAAATCAACATCCGCCCGAGCACTCAGACCATCCGGTCAGTGAATCAAGAGTGTCTCATCTGCAAGATTTAGTTGAGACCTTAGAAATTGCCGATCATATTGCTAAAGAAGGTTACTTGATTAGCAGCTCTGAGCTAGCTGACCTGATGGCAGTGCATGCAAATGCAGTGACCAGTCGAGGAGATGAATGGGTGTGGCGCAACTGGCTAATCTCCCGTGTGCGCCGGGAAGGTAACCAAATCCTGTGGCAGTTGGAGCGTATCAACTCCTAG